A genomic window from Solanum dulcamara chromosome 11, daSolDulc1.2, whole genome shotgun sequence includes:
- the LOC129873016 gene encoding receptor-like protein kinase FERONIA: MNSMGTIALFSFLLLQLITATISTTYNATVYVLLNCGAPSAIIDETDGRRWDTDTHFPNFLPSNFSSISTTTIASEQDSSVNKVPYTTGARIIKSQFTYTFRVSPGTKFLRLYFYPANYPGLNKAESFFSVTANHFILLSNFSAFLTSTTLGKGIQKEYVINVDETQILKLTFSPAPNSYAFVNGIEILSMPTDLYIHGDVKLIGYDNPFNIDNSTALETLYRLNVGGNSVDSTEDTGMYRVWNSDDEFVVGYGYQTHHFDVNISYTRETPPYTVPKIVYTTSRIITNFIPSLDWEFPLNSGFFYLFRLHFCEIQPEVKEVNARSFSIKIGNQEAEGKADVIQWSGGWRVAVYKDYVVNVRNQDGGRNKQNVTLDLGSIPDSRYQSAILNGLEIFKLSDSNGNLSVPNPELFVPINSPPNNNKKRSLHINTVITAVAVISGIVLFTILCFLIFRRWESGKDLQTRVTKSSDSTQRTGGSGSSSLPSDQCRHFLIAEIKNATDNFDEKFVIGYGGFGNVYKGYLDNGTTTVAVKRSNPSSKQGVREFQTEIEMLSSKLRHRHLVSLIGYCDDKNEMILVYDYMANGTLRDHLYNTDNAPLPWKKRLDICIGAAKGLYYLHSGTKHTIIHRDVKSTNILLDDKWVAKVSDFGLSKVGSLGGIDITHVSTAVKGSFGYIDPEYYKRQRLTVKSDVYSFGVVLLEVLCARPAINPNLPCEQVNLAEWACRSCKKRNFEQIIDPNLKGQIAPECLSKFAELAYHCLRKEGVQRPSMGDVVRTLEFALQLQEGADNRGHEVEGYTYPPGPSFPLIINGHDANITANEDEIFSDLSEVKRKLTSNGISMSISKSAKLKNVAIFSEIVNPLGR; encoded by the exons ATGAACTCCATGGGAACCATTGCTCTATTTTCCTTTCTCCTCTTACAACTCATAACGGCCACTATTTCTACCACGTACAATGCCACAGTCTATGTCTTGCTCAACTGTGGTGCACCATCAGCCATCATCGATGAAACCGATGGCCGTCGATGGGATACTGATACGCACTTCCCAAATTTCTTACCTTCCAACTTTTCAAGCATATCCACAACAACCATAGCTTCTGAACAAGACTCTTCGGTCAATAAAGTTCCTTATACAACTGGTGCCCGTATAATAAAATCTCAATTCACCTACACTTTTCGCGTTTCCCCTGGCACAAAATTCCTCCGTCTCTATTTCTACCCCGCCAATTACCCTGGCTTGAACAAAGCTGAATCTTTTTTCTCCGTCACTGCTAATCATTTTATCCTCCTGAGTAACTTCAGCGCTTTCCTCACAAGTACCACTTTGGGTAAAGGAATTCAAAAAGAATATGTCATCAATGTTGATGAAACTCAGATACTCAAATTAACTTTTTCTCCTGCACCAAACTCTTATGCTTTTGTTAATGGGATTGAGATACTTTCCATGCCAACTGATCTTTACATCCATGGAGACGTCAAATTGATTGGGTATGATAATCCATTTAACATCGATAACAGCACTGCTCTTGAAACTTTGTACAGGCTGAACGTGGGAGGCAATTCAGTCGATAGTACAGAGGATACAGGGATGTATCGTGTATGGAATTCAGACGACGAATTTGTTGTTGGATATGGCTATCAAACTCATCATTTTGATGTCAACATCAGTTACACTCGTGAAACCCCGCCTTATACTGTGCCGAAGATAGTTTACACAACCTCTAGGATTATAACCAATTTCATCCCAAGCCTGGATTGGGAATTCCCTCTAAACTCTGGCTTCTTCTATCTTTTCAGGCTCCATTTTTGTGAGATTCAGCCGGAAGTTAAAGAAGTAAACGCTCGAAGTTTTTCCATTAAGATCGGAAACCAAGAAGCCGAGGGAAAGGCTGATGTAATACAATGGAGTGGAGGCTGGAGAGTCGCGGTGTACAAAGACTATGTGGTTAATGTTAGAAACCAAGACGGTGGAAGAAATAAGCAAAACGTGACTCTTGATTTGGGTTCTATTCCGGATTCTAGGTATCAAAGTGCTATATTAAATGGCTTAGAAATTTTCAAGTTGAGCGACTCAAATGGAAACCTCTCTGTGCCGAATCCTGAATTGTTTGTTCCGATTAATTCACCACcaaacaacaataagaagagaTCATTGCACATCAATACTGTTATCACTGCAGTGGCTGTGATCAGCGGAATTGTTCTGTTTACGATTCTCTGTTTCTTAATTTTCCGTAGGTGGGAAAGTGGAAAAGATCTCCAGACAAGGGTTACAAAGTCATCGGACTCAACCCAAAGGACCGGCGGCTCAGGCTCATCATCACTACCATCTGATCAGTGCCGACACTTTCTAATAGCAGAGATAAAAAATGCTACGGacaattttgatgaaaaatttgTGATTGGATATGGAGGTTTTGGTAATGTTTATAAAGGGTACCTCGACAATGGTACAACCACAGTTGCAGTCAAGAGATCAAATCCTTCATCAAAGCAAGGGGTTCGCGAGTTCCAAACAGAGATTGAGATGTTATCATCGAAGCTAAGGCATCGACATCTAGTGTCCTTAATTGGTTATTGTGATGACAAGAATGAGATGATCTTGGTTTATGATTACATGGCTAATGGAACTCTTCGTGATCACTTGTACAATACTGACAATGCTCCTCTTCCATGGAAGAAACGCCTTGACATTTGCATTGGTGCAGCTAAAGGATTATATTACCTTCATTCAG GTACCAAACATACAATCATTCATCGAGATGTGAAGTCAACTAATATACTATTGGACGATAAATGGGTCGCCAAGGTGTCTGATTTTGGATTGTCCAAAGTAGGTTCACTAGGTGGGATAGATATTACCCATGTTAGCACTGCAGTGAAAGGAAGTTTTGGGTACATAGATCCTGAATACTACAAGCGTCAACGATTGACAGTAAAATCAGATGTTTATTCTTTTGGAGTAGTTCTACTTGAAGTGTTATGCGCTAGACCGGCAATAAATCCAAACTTGCCATGTGAGCAAGTGAATTTGGCCGAGTGGGCTTGTAGGAgttgtaaaaaaagaaattttgaacAAATCATTGATCCTAACTTGAAAGGACAAATTGCCCCAGAATGCTTAAGCAAGTTTGCAGAATTGGCATATCATTGTTTGAGAAAGGAAGGGGTCCAAAGGCCATCGATGGGTGATGTTGTAAGAACTTTAGAATTTGCATTACAGCTCCAAGAGGGTGCTGATAATAGAGGTCATGAGGTGGAAGGATACACATACCCCCCTGGTCCTTCTTTTCCCTTGATTATTAATGGTCATGATGCTAATATAACAGCCAATGAGGATGAGATTTTCTCAGATTTAAGTGAAGTTAAAAGAAAGTTGACAAGCAATGGTATATCCATGTCGATCAGTAAAAGTGCCAAATTGAAGAATGTCGCCATTTTCTCTGAGATTGTGAATCCATTAGGTCGATGA
- the LOC129872266 gene encoding receptor-like protein kinase FERONIA, whose product MNSMGTIALFSFLLLQLITATISITPPYNATVYVLLNCGAPSAINDETDGRRWDTDTHFPNFLPSNFSSISTTTIASEQDSSVNKVPYTTGVRIMKSQFTYTFRVPPGTKFLRLYFYPADYPGLNKAESFFSVTANHLTLLSNFSAFLTSTTLGKGIQKEFVINVDETQILKLTFSPAPNSYAFVNGIEILSMPTDLYIHGDVKLTGHDNPFNIDNSTALETLYRLNVGGNLVDRTEDTGMYRVWNSDDEFVVGHGYQTPHFDVNINYARETPPYTAPRIVYTTSRTMANFSRSLEWEFPLNSGFYYLFRLHFCEIQPEVQEINGRSFSIHIGNQEAEREADVIQWSGGWRVAVYKDYVVNVRNQDGGRNKQNVTLQLLPNPNSMYQNAILNGLEIFKLNDSNGNLSVPNPELFVPINPPPNNNKKRSSHIIPVITAVAVISGIALFSILCFLIFRRWKRGKDLHTSVTKSSWIPLSITSDSTQRTGGSGSSLLPSNLCRHFLLEEIKTATGNFDEKFVVGYGGFGNVYKGYIDNGATIVAVKRLNPSSKQGVREFETEIHMLSKLRHLHLVSLIGYCDDNNEMILVYDYMAHGTLRDHLYKTDNASLPWKKRLEICIGAAKGLHYLHTGAKHTIIHRDVKSTNILLDDKWVAKVSDFGLSKIGPLGGSGNTHVSTAVKGSFGYVDPEYYKRQQLTEKSDVYSFGVVLFEVLCARPALIPGMPKGQVNLADWACRCCKKGNLEQIIDPSLNGQIAPECLNKYAEAAYNCLRDQGSQRPSMGDVVWNLEFVLKLQDAADNRDHKMEGNTYPTSPSYPLIMNGHTDISTDEGFEAFSGSNEVGGKLTSSGTSMTSTSDEKLKTETIFSEILNPSGR is encoded by the exons ATGAACTCCATGGGAACCATTGCTCTATTTTCCTTTCTCCTCTTACAACTCATAACGGCCACTATTTCTATCACTCCACCGTACAACGCCACAGTTTATGTCTTGCTCAACTGTGGTGCACCATCAGCCATCAACGATGAAACCGATGGCCGTCGATGGGATACTGATACGCACTTCCCAAATTTCTTACCTTCCAACTTTTCAAGCATATCCACAACAACCATAGCTTCTGAACAAGATTCTTCGGTCAATAAAGTTCCTTATACAACTGGTGTCCGTATAATGAAATCTCAATTCACCTACACTTTTCGCGTTCCCCCGGGCACAAAATTCCTCCGTCTCTATTTCTACCCCGCCGATTACCCTGGCTTGAACAAAGCTGAATCTTTTTTCTCCGTCACTGCTAATCATTTAACCCTCTTGAGTAACTTCAGCGCTTTCCTCACAAGTACCACTTTGGGTAAAGGAATTCAAAAAGAATTTGTCATCAATGTTGATGAAACTCAGATACTCAAATTAACTTTTTCTCCTGCACCAAACTCTTATGCTTTTGTTAATGGGATTGAGATACTTTCCATGCCAACTGATCTTTACATCCATGGAGACGTCAAATTGACTGGGCATGATAATCCATTTAACATCGATAACAGCACTGCTCTTGAAACTTTGTACAGGCTGAACGTGGGAGGCAATTTAGTCGATAGGACAGAGGATACAGGGATGTATCGTGTATGGAATTCAGACGACGAATTTGTTGTTGGACATGGCTATCAAACTCCTCATTTTGATGTCAACATCAATTACGCTCGCGAAACCCCGCCTTATACTGCGCCGAGGATAGTTTACACAACCTCTAGGACTATGGCCAATTTCAGCCGAAGCCTGGAATGGGAATTCCCTCTAAACTCTGGCTTCTACTATCTTTTCAGGCTCCATTTTTGTGAGATTCAGCCGGAAGTTCAAGAAATAAACGGTCGAAGTTTTTCCATTCATATCGGAAACCAAGAAGCCGAGCGAGAGGCTGATGTAATACAATGGAGTGGAGGCTGGAGAGTCGCGGTGTACAAAGACTATGTGGTTAATGTTAGAAACCAAGATGGTGGAAGAAATAAGCAAAACGTGACGCTTCAGCTCCTTCCTAACCCGAATTCTATGTATCAAAATGCTATCTTAAATGGCTTAGAAATTTTCAAGTTGAACGACTCAAATGGAAACCTCTCCGTGCCGAATCCTGAATTGTTCGTTCCGATTAATCCACCACcaaacaacaataagaagagaTCATCACACATCATTCCTGTTATCACTGCAGTGGCTGTGATCAGCGGAATTGCTCTGTTTTCGATTCTCTGTTTCTTAATTTTCCGGCGGTGGAAAAGGGGAAAAGATCTCCATACAAGCGTCACAAAGTCATCGTGGATCCCTTTGTCAATTACATCGGACTCAACCCAAAGGACCGGCGGCTCAGGCTCATCATTGCTACCATCCAACCTGTGCCGACACTTTTTACTAGAAGAGATAAAAACCGCAACAGgcaattttgatgaaaaatttgTGGTTGGCTATGGAGGTTTCGGTAATGTGTACAAGGGGTACATAGACAACGGCGCAACCATAGTTGCAGTCAAGAGATTGAATCCTTCATCAAAGCAAGGAGTCCGCGAGTTCGAAACAGAAATTCACATGTTGTCAAAGCTTAGGCATCTGCATCTGGTGTCCTTAATTGGTTATTGTGATGATAACAATGAGATGATCTTGGTTTATGATTACATGGCTCATGGAACTCTTCGTGATCACTTGTACAAAACTGATAACGCTTCACTTCCATGGAAGAAACGCCTTGAGATTTGCATTGGCGCAGCAAAAGGATTGCATTATCTCCATACAG GTGCAAAGCATACCATTATTCATCGAGATGTCAAGTCAACCAACATTTTATTGGATGATAAATGGGTTGCTAAGGTTTCAGATTTTGGATTATCCAAAATCGGTCCACTTGGTGGGTCAGGAAATACCCATGTTAGCACTGCTGTAAAAGGAAGCTTTGGATATGTAGATCCTGAATACTATAAGCGACAACAATTAACAGAAAAATCTGATGTGTATTCTTTTGGGGTGGTGTTATTCGAAGTGTTGTGCGCTAGGCCAGCATTAATTCCAGGCATGCCGAAAGGGCAAGTGAATTTGGCTGATTGGGCTTGTAGGTGTTGTAAAAAAGGAAATCTTGAACAAATAATTGATCCGAGTTTGAATGGACAAATTGCCCCAGAGTGCTTAAACAAGTATGCAGAAGCAGCATATAATTGCTTGAGGGATCAAGGTTCCCAAAGGCCATCAATGGGTGATGTTGTGTGGAATTTAGAATTTGTATTAAAGCTTCAAGATGCAGCAGataatagagatcacaaaatgGAAGGGAATACTTACCCGACGAGCCCGTCTTACCCCTTGATTATGAATGGCCATACCGATATATCTACAGATGAAGGATTCGAGGCATTTTCAGGTTCAAATGAAGTTGGAGGAAAATTGACAAGCAGTGGTACATCCATGACAAGCACTAGTGATGAAAAATTGAAGACTGAAACTATTTTCTCTGAGATTTTAAATCCATCGGGTCGATGA